Proteins from a genomic interval of Garra rufa chromosome 4, GarRuf1.0, whole genome shotgun sequence:
- the LOC141334179 gene encoding stonustoxin subunit beta-like: MVTEEGCGYLSSALSSNPSHLRELDLSYNHPGQSGVQMLKHKLEDPKYKLQILNVDHRGEIRMAAGLRKYSCDLTFDPNKAHTQLMLSDDNRKVTYVLEDQPYPDHPDRFDEYPQVMCVESLTGRCYWEAEWSGDAEISLTCKGINRKGGSDCAFGFNDKSWNLDCSDDRIIICHNINYIDIPACSSASKRAGVYLDWLSSTLSFYSVSDTHTLTHLHTFNTTFTQPLHAGFRLYLNSSVSLCRNKQQPHTRTHTCKIIFLTSKCGQL, from the exons atggtgacagaggaaggctgtggttatttgtcttcagctttgagttcaaacccctcacacctgagagaactagatctgagctacaatcacccaggaCAATCAGGAGTCCAGATGCTCAAACACAAACTGGAGGATCCAAAATATAAACTGCAGATACTCAA tGTGGACCATAGAGGAGAGATCAGGATGGCAGCAGGACTAAGAAAGT ATAGCTGTGATCTTACATTTGATCCAAACAAAGCACACACTCAACTCATGCTGTCTGATGACAACAGGAAGGTTACGTATGTACTAGAAGACCAGccatatcctgatcatccagacagatttgatgaaTATCCTCAGGTTATGTGTGTTGAGAGTCtgactggacgctgttactgggaagCTGAGTGGAGCGGAGATGCTGAAATATCACTGACATGTAAAGGAATCAACAGGAAAGGAGGGAGTGACTGTGCGTTTGGATTCAATGACAAATCTTGGAATTTGGACTGCTCTGATGACAGAATTATTATCTGTCACAATATTAACTACATTGATATACCTGCCTGTTCTTCTGCCTCTAAGAGAGCAGGAGTGTATCTGGACTGGTTGTCCagcactctgtccttctacagtgtctctgacacacacacactcacacacttacacacattcaacaccacattcactcaaccCCTCCACGCTGGATTTAGACTTTATTTAAACTCCTCAGTGTCTCTGTGTCGGAATAAACAACagccacacacacgcacacacacttgtAAAATAATTTTTCTAACATCCAAATGTGGACAATTATGA